One genomic window of Hymenobacter sp. J193 includes the following:
- a CDS encoding DUF6188 family protein: MKVREVGKYYELPIIGLQINGVQFDGLPRLIFNDAEKSYLDIHGPFVLTRYGQESQLKPRSKEAWSVWYDLFRTEIKSALADRKGSLFLVFTNGWELRVEDGPYENWHYTKQNVHNVRETLTMHGGVGHTTIF, encoded by the coding sequence ATGAAAGTAAGAGAGGTTGGTAAATACTACGAACTACCCATTATTGGTCTACAAATCAATGGTGTCCAGTTTGATGGTCTGCCACGGCTTATTTTCAATGATGCAGAGAAGAGCTACTTAGATATTCACGGTCCATTTGTGTTAACGCGTTACGGTCAGGAAAGCCAGCTTAAACCTAGAAGCAAAGAAGCTTGGTCCGTATGGTATGACCTGTTCCGAACAGAAATTAAGTCGGCCCTAGCAGATAGGAAGGGTAGCTTATTCCTGGTTTTTACAAATGGCTGGGAGCTTCGGGTGGAGGATGGCCCGTATGAAAACTGGCATTATACCAAACAGAATGTTCATAATGTCAGGGAGACGCTGACTATGCATGGTGGAGTAGGTCATACTACCATCTTCTGA